A genomic stretch from Caballeronia sp. LZ062 includes:
- a CDS encoding ABC transporter permease — translation MNLHAVRAIYRFEMARAGRTLMQSIVSPVISTSLYFVVFGAAIGTRIPQVDGISYGAFIVPGLVMLSLLTQSIANASFGIYFPRFTGTIYELLSAPVSYLELVISYVGAAATKSIILGLIILATARLFVPLRIDHPVWMILFLLLTSVTFSLLGFIIGIWADGFEKLQIIPLLIVTPLTFLGGSFYSINILPPFWKTVALFNPVVYLISGFRWSFYGLADVQVGTSLAMTLVFLAIFIAIVAWIFKTGYRLKA, via the coding sequence ATGAATCTACACGCAGTTCGTGCAATCTACCGTTTCGAGATGGCGCGCGCCGGCCGCACGCTGATGCAAAGCATCGTGTCGCCGGTTATCTCGACATCGCTTTACTTCGTCGTGTTCGGCGCCGCCATCGGCACGCGCATTCCGCAAGTGGACGGCATCAGCTACGGCGCGTTCATCGTGCCTGGGCTGGTCATGTTGTCGCTACTTACGCAAAGCATCGCGAATGCGTCCTTCGGAATCTATTTCCCAAGATTCACCGGCACGATCTACGAGTTGCTGTCCGCGCCGGTGTCGTATCTCGAACTGGTCATCAGTTACGTCGGCGCGGCGGCCACGAAGTCGATCATTCTCGGTCTCATCATTCTTGCCACCGCGCGGCTTTTCGTGCCGCTGCGGATCGATCATCCGGTATGGATGATTCTGTTCCTGCTGCTCACCTCGGTCACTTTCAGTCTGCTCGGTTTCATCATCGGAATCTGGGCGGACGGCTTCGAGAAGCTTCAGATCATTCCGCTTCTGATCGTGACGCCGCTCACATTTCTCGGCGGCAGCTTCTACTCGATCAACATCCTCCCGCCGTTCTGGAAGACAGTTGCGCTGTTCAACCCGGTCGTCTATCTCATCAGCGGATTTCGCTGGAGTTTCTACGGTCTCGCCGACGTGCAGGTCGGCACGAGCCTTGCGATGACGCTCGTGTTCCTTGCGATCTTCATCGCTATCGTCGCGTGGATTTTCAAGACAGGTTATCGGCTGAAGGCGTAG
- a CDS encoding M20 aminoacylase family protein: MTTVSSDHRYTEIADLADDALSLREIRHDIHRHPELSYEETRTAALVAGKLEEWGWQVTRGVGGTGVVGTLKAGDGTKSIGLRADMDALPILEQSGKSYASETPGKMHACGHDGHTTMLLGAARHLARTRRFNGTVHLYFQPAEEHGVPSGAQKMIEEGLFDRFHCDAVFGVHNHPGAQPGTFLFRKGPFMAAGDQVSIVIEGVGGHAARPHLSVDPVVVAASIVMALQTIVARNVDPAQPAVVTVGSMHAGTVNNVIPNRATLELSVRSFSPQVRELLKRRIQELVESQAASYGAKATVKYLEGYPVVVNSDAQTEFATQVARELVGEENVVAHADLLMGSEDFAFMLQERPGTFLRIGNGAGEDGCMVHNPHYDFNDKNLPVGAAYWARLVERFLED, translated from the coding sequence ATGACGACCGTTTCGTCCGACCACCGCTACACCGAAATCGCCGATCTCGCCGACGACGCGCTCTCGCTGCGCGAGATTCGCCACGACATCCACCGTCATCCGGAGTTGTCGTACGAAGAGACACGCACCGCCGCGCTCGTCGCCGGGAAGCTCGAGGAATGGGGCTGGCAGGTGACGCGCGGCGTGGGCGGCACGGGCGTCGTCGGCACGCTGAAGGCGGGCGACGGGACGAAGAGCATCGGCCTGCGCGCGGACATGGATGCGCTGCCGATCCTCGAACAGTCCGGCAAGTCCTACGCGAGCGAAACGCCCGGCAAGATGCACGCGTGCGGCCACGACGGCCACACGACCATGCTGCTCGGCGCGGCCCGCCATCTCGCGCGCACGCGGCGCTTCAACGGCACGGTGCATCTGTACTTTCAGCCGGCGGAAGAGCACGGCGTGCCGAGCGGCGCGCAGAAGATGATCGAAGAAGGTCTCTTCGACCGCTTTCATTGCGATGCCGTGTTCGGCGTGCACAACCATCCGGGCGCGCAGCCGGGCACGTTCCTGTTCCGCAAGGGGCCGTTCATGGCAGCCGGCGATCAGGTGTCGATCGTGATCGAAGGCGTCGGCGGTCACGCGGCGCGGCCGCATCTGTCGGTCGATCCGGTGGTCGTCGCGGCGAGCATCGTGATGGCGCTTCAGACGATCGTCGCGCGCAATGTCGATCCGGCGCAGCCCGCTGTCGTGACGGTCGGCTCCATGCACGCGGGAACGGTCAACAACGTCATTCCGAACCGCGCGACGCTCGAACTGTCCGTGCGCTCGTTCAGCCCGCAGGTGCGCGAGCTTTTGAAGCGCCGCATTCAGGAACTGGTGGAGTCGCAGGCGGCGAGCTACGGCGCGAAGGCGACGGTGAAGTATCTGGAAGGCTATCCGGTCGTCGTCAATTCGGACGCGCAGACCGAATTCGCGACCCAAGTGGCGCGCGAACTGGTCGGCGAAGAGAACGTCGTGGCGCACGCGGACCTGCTGATGGGCAGCGAGGACTTCGCGTTCATGCTGCAGGAGCGGCCGGGCACGTTCCTGCGCATCGGCAACGGTGCGGGCGAGGACGGCTGCATGGTCCACAACCCGCATTACGACTTCAACGACAAGAACCTGCCGGTCGGCGCGGCGTACTGGGCGCGCCTCGTGGAGCGGTTCTTGGAGGACTGA
- a CDS encoding 2,4'-dihydroxyacetophenone dioxygenase family protein produces MLFEQIQTACLNDADLPWVPFTPYSNHVMVKYFKLDPIRGETIALLKAPARGEMPRHRHTGTVIVYTVEGRWKYREHDWVAEKGSIVYETAGSSHTPEAVAPQPGAPDIVTLNIIQGDLVFVDENGRTLATENWRSGWERYAGYCRAHGLTPKDLTAFG; encoded by the coding sequence ATGCTTTTCGAACAGATTCAGACCGCGTGCCTCAACGACGCTGACTTGCCGTGGGTGCCCTTCACGCCCTATAGCAACCATGTGATGGTGAAGTACTTCAAGCTCGATCCGATTCGCGGCGAGACCATCGCATTACTGAAAGCGCCGGCGAGGGGCGAGATGCCGCGGCACCGGCACACGGGCACGGTCATCGTGTATACGGTCGAGGGGCGCTGGAAGTATCGCGAGCACGACTGGGTCGCCGAGAAAGGAAGCATCGTGTACGAGACCGCCGGGTCCAGTCATACGCCGGAAGCCGTGGCGCCGCAGCCGGGCGCGCCGGACATCGTCACGCTGAACATCATTCAAGGCGATCTCGTGTTCGTGGACGAGAACGGGCGCACGCTCGCGACCGAAAACTGGCGCAGCGGCTGGGAGCGATACGCGGGCTACTGCCGCGCGCATGGCCTCACGCCGAAAGATCTGACGGCGTTCGGCTAG
- a CDS encoding isochorismatase family protein, translating into MSRTGRAGVPCHHREAQWGAFYGTELDVQLRRRGNRTIGLGGIATHIGMESTARDAYARGYQQTFAEDAMSDLHAETRGSTCRHIFCAHRSNPVDGAGSDGAQVMDGKKLRTP; encoded by the coding sequence GTGTCCCGAACTGGGCGCGCAGGCGTCCCATGTCATCATCGTGAAGCGCAGTGGGGCGCGTTCTACGGCACCGAACTCGATGTGCAATTGCGGCGCCGGGGTAACAGGACTATCGGACTCGGCGGCATCGCGACGCATATCGGCATGGAATCGACTGCGCGCGACGCCTACGCGCGCGGTTATCAGCAGACTTTCGCGGAAGACGCCATGAGCGACCTGCACGCGGAAACGCGAGGGTCCACTTGCCGCCATATCTTTTGCGCGCATCGGTCGAATCCGGTCGACGGAGCAGGTTCTGACGGCGCTCAGGTGATGGATGGCAAGAAACTTCGTACTCCCTGA
- a CDS encoding NAD-dependent succinate-semialdehyde dehydrogenase, with translation MTLRDQLKDPTLLRHDAYINGEWQAADDGATFEVRDPSNGDLLGHVPQMGAGETRRAIEAANAAWPAWRAKTAKERAAIMRRWFDSMMANADDLALILTTEQGKPLAEARGEIAYAASFIEWFAEEGKRVAGDTLATPAADKRIVVTKEPIGVCAAITPWNFPAAMITRKVGPALAAGCPIVVKPAEATPFSALALAVLAERAGVPKGVLSIVTGDPKAIGGEMTGNPIVRKLSFTGSTAVGRLLMAQSAPTVKKVTLELGGNAPFIVFDDADLDAAVQGAIASKYRNSGQTCVCTNRFYVHERVYDAFARKMADAVGALKVGRGTESGVALGPLINEAAVKKVESHIDDALTKGASVAAGGKRHALGHGFFEPTVLTGVTPDMRIAKEETFGPLAPLFSFSSDEEVIRLANDTEFGLAAYFYSRDIGRVWRVAEALEYGMVGINTGLISNEVAPFGGVKQSGLGREGSHYGIDDYLVIKYLCMAV, from the coding sequence ATGACCCTCCGAGATCAACTGAAAGACCCGACGCTGCTGCGTCACGACGCCTATATCAATGGCGAATGGCAAGCCGCCGACGACGGCGCGACCTTCGAAGTACGCGATCCGTCCAATGGCGACTTGCTCGGGCACGTGCCGCAGATGGGCGCGGGCGAAACGCGCCGCGCAATCGAGGCGGCGAACGCCGCGTGGCCCGCGTGGCGCGCCAAAACCGCGAAGGAACGCGCCGCCATCATGCGGCGCTGGTTCGACTCGATGATGGCCAACGCCGACGACCTCGCGCTCATTCTCACGACAGAGCAAGGCAAGCCGCTCGCCGAAGCGCGCGGCGAGATCGCGTATGCGGCGTCGTTCATCGAATGGTTCGCGGAAGAAGGCAAGCGCGTGGCCGGCGATACGCTCGCCACGCCCGCCGCCGACAAGCGCATCGTCGTGACGAAGGAGCCGATCGGCGTGTGCGCCGCCATCACGCCGTGGAATTTTCCCGCCGCGATGATCACGCGCAAGGTGGGACCGGCGCTCGCGGCGGGCTGTCCGATCGTCGTGAAACCGGCCGAGGCGACGCCCTTCTCGGCGCTCGCGCTCGCGGTGCTGGCCGAGCGCGCGGGCGTGCCGAAGGGCGTGCTGAGTATCGTCACCGGCGACCCGAAAGCCATCGGCGGCGAAATGACGGGCAATCCCATCGTGCGCAAGCTGTCGTTCACGGGATCGACGGCGGTCGGGCGTCTGCTGATGGCGCAGAGCGCGCCGACCGTGAAGAAAGTGACGCTCGAACTGGGCGGGAACGCGCCGTTCATCGTGTTCGACGACGCCGACCTCGACGCCGCCGTCCAAGGCGCGATTGCGTCGAAGTATCGGAATAGCGGGCAGACGTGCGTCTGCACGAACCGCTTCTACGTGCACGAACGCGTCTACGACGCCTTCGCCCGCAAGATGGCCGATGCGGTCGGCGCGCTGAAAGTCGGGCGCGGCACGGAAAGCGGCGTGGCGCTGGGGCCGCTCATCAACGAAGCGGCGGTGAAGAAGGTGGAGTCGCATATCGACGACGCGCTGACCAAAGGCGCGAGCGTGGCGGCAGGCGGCAAGCGTCACGCGCTCGGTCACGGCTTCTTCGAACCGACGGTGCTCACGGGCGTCACGCCGGACATGAGAATCGCGAAGGAAGAAACCTTCGGGCCGCTCGCGCCGCTCTTTAGCTTTTCGTCCGACGAAGAAGTGATCCGCCTCGCCAACGACACCGAGTTCGGACTGGCCGCGTACTTCTACAGCCGCGACATCGGCCGCGTCTGGCGCGTGGCCGAGGCGCTGGAATACGGCATGGTGGGCATCAATACCGGGCTGATCTCGAACGAAGTCGCGCCGTTCGGCGGCGTCAAGCAGTCGGGACTCGGCCGCGAAGGGTCGCATTACGGCATCGACGATTATCTTGTTATCAAGTACCTGTGCATGGCGGTGTGA
- a CDS encoding methyl-accepting chemotaxis protein, translating to MTLNKKLGSLIAVLWIGLVAIGVIGAWQNRASMIDDRKEQLKSLVGEAHAIVSHYAALAANKTMTDDEAKKQALAVVGAIRYGTDGYLSINDSHPTMVMHPIKPAMIGQDMSGYTDPAGTRLFVDIVKAGDQPGGGFVSYLWSKPGSDKPVAKLSYSQRFAPWDWYIVTGMYMDDVQSAFYASALRWLLVTALLGAAATAAMLVVVRSIKRNLGGELEWAVGAAHRMAQGDLTTAVSVHPDDTTSLLHALSTMQRGLVETVSRVRNGTENINVGASEIAAGNTDLSQRTEEQAAALVQTASSMDEMTANVKNNAQSAAQAARLAEQAADVATRGSGVVSEVIDTMTRITASSQQIGDIIGVIDGIAFQTNILALNAAVEAARAGEQGRGFAVVAAEVRSLAQRSATAAKEIKALIETSTQTVQQGASLVSNAGATMSEIVQSVRRVNEILDEISDASREQSAGIEQVNRAVVEMDQVTQQNAALVEEAAAAAHSLKDQVDVLREAIGSFKLPA from the coding sequence ATGACGTTGAACAAGAAGCTCGGCTCGCTGATCGCCGTGCTGTGGATCGGGCTTGTCGCCATCGGCGTGATCGGCGCGTGGCAAAACCGCGCGTCGATGATCGACGACCGCAAGGAGCAGCTGAAGTCGCTCGTCGGCGAGGCGCACGCAATCGTGTCGCACTACGCCGCGCTCGCCGCCAACAAGACCATGACCGACGACGAAGCGAAGAAGCAGGCGCTGGCCGTGGTCGGCGCGATCCGTTACGGCACGGACGGTTACCTGTCGATCAACGACTCGCACCCGACCATGGTCATGCATCCGATCAAGCCCGCGATGATCGGCCAGGACATGTCGGGCTACACCGATCCGGCCGGCACGCGGCTTTTCGTGGACATCGTCAAGGCGGGCGACCAGCCGGGCGGCGGCTTTGTCAGTTATCTCTGGTCGAAGCCGGGCAGCGACAAGCCGGTGGCGAAACTCTCATATTCGCAACGGTTTGCGCCGTGGGACTGGTACATCGTGACCGGCATGTACATGGACGACGTGCAAAGCGCGTTCTACGCGAGCGCGTTGCGCTGGCTCCTCGTCACGGCGCTGCTGGGCGCGGCGGCGACCGCAGCGATGCTCGTCGTCGTGCGCAGCATCAAGCGTAATCTCGGCGGCGAGCTGGAATGGGCGGTGGGCGCTGCGCACCGCATGGCGCAGGGCGATCTGACGACCGCCGTGAGCGTGCATCCGGACGACACGACGAGTCTGCTCCACGCGCTTTCGACGATGCAGCGCGGACTCGTCGAGACCGTTTCGCGCGTGCGCAACGGCACGGAAAACATCAACGTGGGCGCATCTGAAATCGCGGCGGGCAACACCGACCTCTCGCAGCGCACCGAGGAACAGGCGGCCGCGCTCGTGCAGACGGCGTCGAGCATGGACGAAATGACCGCCAACGTGAAGAACAACGCGCAAAGCGCAGCGCAGGCCGCGCGGCTCGCGGAACAGGCGGCGGACGTCGCGACGCGCGGCAGCGGCGTAGTCAGCGAAGTCATCGACACGATGACGCGCATCACCGCGAGTTCGCAGCAGATCGGCGACATCATCGGCGTGATCGACGGCATCGCGTTTCAGACGAACATTCTCGCGCTGAACGCCGCAGTCGAAGCGGCGCGCGCCGGCGAGCAGGGGCGCGGCTTCGCGGTCGTGGCGGCGGAAGTGCGCAGCCTCGCGCAACGTTCCGCAACGGCCGCCAAGGAAATCAAGGCGCTGATCGAGACGTCGACGCAGACGGTGCAGCAAGGCGCGTCGCTCGTCTCGAACGCGGGCGCGACGATGAGCGAGATCGTGCAGTCGGTGCGGCGCGTGAACGAGATTCTCGACGAAATCAGCGACGCCTCGCGCGAGCAGAGCGCGGGCATCGAACAGGTGAATCGCGCGGTCGTCGAGATGGATCAGGTGACGCAGCAAAACGCCGCGCTCGTCGAAGAAGCCGCCGCCGCCGCGCATTCGCTGAAGGATCAGGTGGACGTGCTGCGCGAGGCGATCGGCAGTTTCAAGCTGCCCGCGTAG
- the msrB gene encoding peptide-methionine (R)-S-oxide reductase MsrB, whose product MKIIRRTKRNFLGAMAATLAGGIAPWRQGMAGMRAAALSEFEIEHSRTNWRRRLSSQQYRVLRRGATEAPFSSPLLGEQRSGNFACAGCGLALFSSDTKFDSATGWPSFWRPLDGAVGTHVSNGSQPLPNEVHCRRCGGHLGHVFDDGPHPTGLRYCINGTALVFRQT is encoded by the coding sequence ATGAAAATCATCAGACGCACGAAACGAAATTTCCTCGGCGCGATGGCGGCGACGCTGGCGGGCGGCATCGCGCCGTGGCGCCAGGGCATGGCGGGCATGAGGGCTGCCGCGCTCTCCGAATTCGAGATCGAGCATAGCCGCACGAACTGGCGGCGGCGTTTGTCTTCGCAGCAATATCGCGTGCTGCGGCGTGGGGCGACCGAGGCGCCGTTTTCAAGTCCGCTTCTCGGCGAGCAACGCTCGGGTAACTTTGCCTGCGCCGGATGCGGCTTGGCGCTCTTTTCGTCGGACACCAAGTTCGACAGCGCGACTGGCTGGCCGAGCTTCTGGCGGCCGCTGGACGGCGCCGTCGGGACACACGTGAGCAACGGGTCACAGCCATTGCCGAACGAAGTGCATTGCCGCCGCTGCGGCGGGCATCTCGGCCATGTATTCGACGACGGCCCCCATCCGACAGGCCTTCGGTATTGCATCAACGGCACCGCACTCGTCTTCCGACAGACGTGA
- a CDS encoding metallophosphoesterase, whose amino-acid sequence MRRSAFFIRFIGIGVLFHVYVGMRLIPAAPVGMPLKVLAAAWLVASLILIPLGMMARNIEAQPLSDRLAWCGLTALGFFSSLLILTFARDVMLLCVHLADWLRGVPVGSPALVANSALAVPILAVLLSAIGFYNARKRAPVVSVDVPIPNLPAALDGFTIVQISDIHVGPTIKRPYVERIVAAVNGLAPDVIAVTGDVVDGAVPHLAEHTRPLAGLSARHGTFLVTGNHEYYSGADKWVAEFRRLGLTVLLNQHVVLNHDGAQAVIAGVTDYGAGSFDPAHRSDPAQAISGAPADASVRVLLAHQPRSAPAAAEAGFTLQLSGHTHGGQFLPWNFFVRLQQPFVAGLVKFNGLWVYTSRGTGYWGPPKRLGAPSEITRVRLVPATA is encoded by the coding sequence ATGCGACGTTCCGCATTTTTCATCCGGTTCATCGGTATCGGTGTTCTGTTCCATGTTTACGTCGGCATGCGGCTCATTCCGGCCGCGCCCGTCGGCATGCCGCTGAAGGTGCTCGCGGCGGCGTGGCTCGTCGCGTCGCTCATACTGATTCCGCTCGGGATGATGGCGCGAAACATCGAGGCGCAGCCGCTTTCCGACCGGCTCGCGTGGTGCGGCCTCACCGCGCTGGGGTTTTTCTCCTCGCTGCTGATATTGACGTTCGCACGCGACGTCATGCTGCTTTGCGTGCACCTCGCCGACTGGCTGCGCGGCGTGCCGGTCGGTTCACCGGCGCTCGTGGCCAACAGCGCGCTGGCCGTGCCGATTCTGGCTGTGCTGCTGTCGGCGATCGGCTTCTATAACGCGCGCAAACGCGCGCCCGTCGTCAGCGTCGATGTGCCGATTCCCAATCTGCCCGCTGCGCTCGACGGTTTCACCATCGTGCAGATCAGCGACATTCACGTGGGCCCGACCATCAAGCGGCCGTATGTGGAGCGCATCGTCGCGGCGGTGAACGGCCTTGCGCCGGACGTGATCGCGGTCACGGGCGACGTAGTGGACGGCGCGGTGCCGCACCTCGCGGAACATACGCGCCCGCTCGCCGGCTTGAGCGCGCGCCACGGCACGTTCCTCGTGACGGGAAACCACGAGTACTACTCGGGCGCGGACAAGTGGGTCGCGGAGTTCAGGCGGCTCGGGCTGACGGTACTGTTGAACCAGCACGTGGTGCTGAATCATGACGGCGCGCAAGCCGTGATTGCCGGTGTCACCGATTACGGCGCGGGCAGCTTCGACCCGGCGCACCGCAGCGATCCGGCACAGGCGATCAGCGGCGCACCAGCCGATGCTTCCGTGCGCGTCTTGCTCGCGCATCAGCCGCGCAGCGCGCCCGCAGCGGCGGAAGCGGGCTTCACGCTGCAGCTTTCGGGACATACACACGGCGGCCAGTTTCTGCCCTGGAACTTCTTCGTGCGCTTGCAACAGCCGTTCGTGGCGGGGCTCGTGAAATTCAACGGCCTTTGGGTCTATACGAGTCGCGGAACGGGATACTGGGGTCCGCCCAAACGCCTCGGCGCGCCGTCCGAGATTACGCGCGTCCGGCTCGTGCCTGCAACCGCGTGA
- a CDS encoding glycosyltransferase family 9 protein produces MRAHPFSQLTDVLSPDLALIPDTPSAAPRAPSGDMSDAQYDELVAFHGIERERLVLIHPGSHHSTPAWAAEQYAHVADELAADGWQIAIVGDAPDPERTAGVLGAMQTAALFLAGAVGPRTLPRLIADAQLLLSDDAAAPSPVAVARALGTPHIVLAEQPDGVGSDAITRRARAELSDVENAHPGRPFTLHMPAVHDAL; encoded by the coding sequence ATGCGAGCCCATCCCTTTTCCCAGCTGACGGACGTGCTCTCACCGGATCTCGCGCTCATTCCCGACACACCCAGCGCCGCGCCGCGCGCGCCGTCCGGCGACATGTCGGACGCGCAATACGACGAACTCGTCGCGTTTCATGGCATCGAACGCGAGCGGCTCGTGCTGATTCATCCGGGTAGCCACCACTCCACGCCCGCGTGGGCCGCCGAGCAATACGCCCATGTCGCCGACGAACTCGCGGCCGATGGCTGGCAAATCGCCATCGTCGGCGACGCGCCCGATCCCGAGCGTACCGCCGGCGTGCTCGGCGCCATGCAGACGGCGGCGCTCTTTCTGGCGGGCGCGGTCGGGCCGCGCACGCTGCCGCGTCTGATCGCCGATGCGCAACTGCTTCTCTCCGACGATGCCGCCGCGCCCTCGCCGGTGGCCGTCGCTCGCGCGCTGGGCACGCCGCATATCGTGCTGGCGGAGCAGCCGGACGGCGTCGGCAGCGACGCGATCACGCGCCGCGCCCGCGCCGAGTTGTCCGATGTCGAAAACGCGCATCCAGGCCGTCCGTTCACGTTGCATATGCCCGCCGTACACGATGCTCTGTGA
- the gabT gene encoding 4-aminobutyrate--2-oxoglutarate transaminase, whose amino-acid sequence MNASSNNADLQARKNAATPRGVGVMCDFYAARAENAELWDVEGRRFIDFAAGIAVCNTGHRHPKIVAAIRAQLDCFTHTAYQVVPYESYVSLAEKISARAPGQHAKKTAFFTTGAEAVENAVKIARAATGRPGVIAFTGGFHGRTMMGMALTGKVAPYKIGFGPFPSDVYHAPFPNPLHGVSVDDSLAAIGHLFKADIEASRVAAIVFEPVQGEGGFNPAPVEFVRGLREICDAHGILLIADEVQTGFARTGKLFAMEHYGVVPDLMTIAKSLAGGMPLSGVVGRADVMDAAAPGGLGGTYAGNPLAVAAAHAVLDVIDEERLCERAVALGDTLKAKLDALKRDVPQIADVRGPGGMVAVEFCKPGTHKADADYAKRVQARALERGLLLLVCGVYGNVVRFLFPLTIQQQVFDEALSILEDVLTESVVATA is encoded by the coding sequence GTGAACGCCTCTTCCAACAACGCCGACCTGCAAGCCCGCAAGAACGCCGCGACGCCGCGCGGCGTCGGGGTGATGTGCGACTTCTACGCCGCACGCGCCGAGAACGCGGAGTTGTGGGACGTGGAGGGCCGGCGCTTCATCGACTTCGCGGCGGGCATCGCGGTGTGCAACACGGGGCATCGTCACCCCAAAATCGTCGCCGCCATTCGCGCGCAACTCGACTGCTTCACGCATACCGCGTATCAGGTCGTGCCCTACGAATCGTACGTGTCGCTCGCCGAGAAGATCAGCGCGCGCGCGCCGGGCCAGCACGCGAAGAAGACCGCATTTTTCACGACGGGCGCGGAAGCGGTCGAGAACGCCGTCAAGATCGCGCGCGCCGCGACCGGCCGGCCGGGCGTGATCGCGTTCACGGGCGGCTTTCACGGCCGCACGATGATGGGCATGGCGCTCACCGGCAAGGTCGCGCCGTACAAGATCGGCTTCGGACCGTTTCCGTCGGATGTCTATCACGCGCCGTTCCCGAACCCGCTGCACGGCGTGTCGGTCGATGACTCGCTCGCCGCCATCGGACATCTGTTCAAGGCGGATATCGAAGCGAGCCGCGTCGCGGCCATCGTTTTCGAGCCGGTGCAAGGCGAAGGCGGCTTCAATCCCGCGCCCGTGGAATTCGTGCGCGGCCTGCGCGAAATCTGCGACGCGCACGGCATTCTGCTGATCGCCGACGAAGTGCAGACGGGCTTCGCACGCACCGGCAAGCTCTTCGCGATGGAGCACTACGGCGTCGTGCCCGATCTCATGACCATCGCGAAGAGTCTCGCGGGCGGCATGCCGCTGTCGGGCGTCGTGGGCCGCGCCGACGTGATGGACGCCGCTGCGCCCGGCGGGCTCGGCGGCACTTACGCGGGCAATCCGCTGGCGGTCGCGGCGGCGCACGCGGTGCTCGACGTGATCGACGAGGAACGGCTGTGCGAACGCGCCGTCGCGCTCGGCGATACGCTGAAGGCGAAGCTCGATGCGTTGAAGCGCGACGTCCCGCAGATCGCGGACGTGCGCGGTCCCGGCGGCATGGTGGCGGTCGAGTTCTGCAAGCCCGGCACGCACAAAGCGGACGCGGACTACGCGAAGCGCGTGCAGGCGCGCGCGCTCGAACGCGGCCTGTTGCTGCTCGTGTGCGGCGTGTACGGCAACGTCGTGCGCTTCCTCTTCCCGCTGACTATCCAGCAGCAGGTTTTCGACGAAGCCCTGAGCATTCTCGAAGACGTGCTGACGGAAAGCGTCGTCGCGACGGCTTAA
- a CDS encoding ABC transporter ATP-binding protein — protein MPNIITISHLSKTYASGFSALKDVNLEIRRGEIFALLGPNGAGKTTLISTVCGIVRASQGQITVAGHDIVTDYRAARAMIGLVPQELTTDAFETVWATVSFSRGLFGRAPNPAHIEQVLKSLSLWSKKDNKIMTLSGGMKRRVLIAKALAHEPNILFLDEPTAGVDVELRRDMWNLVRALKEKGVTIILTTHYIEEAEEMADRIGVINRGEIVLVEEKAELMRKLGQKNLTLQLEQPLAAVPAPLTQYGLTLSASGTELTYTYDAHDEPGRIIALLRHVDEAGVRFKDLQTTQSSLEDIFVSLVRDAK, from the coding sequence ATGCCGAATATCATCACTATTTCCCATCTCTCCAAGACCTACGCGTCGGGATTTTCCGCGCTCAAGGACGTGAATCTGGAGATCCGGCGCGGCGAGATTTTCGCGCTGCTCGGCCCGAACGGAGCGGGCAAGACCACGCTCATCTCCACCGTCTGCGGCATCGTGCGGGCGAGCCAAGGGCAGATCACGGTCGCGGGTCACGATATCGTCACCGACTATCGCGCGGCGCGCGCGATGATCGGACTCGTGCCGCAGGAACTGACGACAGACGCCTTCGAGACCGTGTGGGCCACCGTGTCGTTCAGCCGCGGATTGTTCGGGCGCGCACCGAACCCGGCGCATATCGAACAGGTGCTGAAGTCGTTGTCGCTATGGAGCAAGAAGGACAACAAGATCATGACGCTTTCGGGCGGCATGAAGCGCCGCGTGCTGATTGCGAAGGCGCTTGCGCACGAGCCAAACATTCTCTTTCTCGACGAGCCGACCGCCGGCGTCGATGTCGAACTGCGCCGCGACATGTGGAATCTGGTGCGCGCGCTGAAAGAGAAGGGCGTCACGATCATTCTGACGACGCATTACATCGAGGAAGCGGAGGAGATGGCCGACCGCATTGGCGTCATCAATCGCGGGGAAATCGTGCTTGTGGAAGAGAAAGCTGAACTCATGCGCAAGCTTGGGCAAAAGAATCTCACGCTGCAACTGGAACAGCCGCTCGCCGCCGTGCCCGCGCCGCTCACGCAGTATGGTCTCACGCTGTCGGCAAGCGGCACCGAGCTCACTTATACGTATGACGCGCACGACGAGCCGGGGCGCATCATCGCGCTGCTGCGCCATGTCGACGAAGCAGGCGTGCGCTTTAAGGATTTGCAAACGACGCAAAGCTCGCTCGAAGACATTTTCGTGAGCCTCGTCAGGGACGCCAAATGA